In one window of Dyella thiooxydans DNA:
- a CDS encoding response regulator: MAKILAVDDSASMRGMVAFTLRGAGHEVSEAENGQLALDQAKGGKYDLVLADVNMPVMDGISMVRELRTLPEYKGVPILMLTTESHTDKKMEGKAAGATGWLVKPFDPEQLLATVNRVLG, translated from the coding sequence ATGGCAAAGATTCTTGCAGTGGATGATTCGGCGTCGATGCGCGGCATGGTGGCCTTTACCCTGCGTGGCGCCGGTCACGAGGTGAGCGAGGCCGAGAACGGCCAGCTGGCGCTGGACCAGGCCAAGGGCGGCAAGTACGACCTGGTGCTGGCCGACGTGAACATGCCCGTGATGGATGGCATCTCCATGGTGCGCGAGCTGCGCACGCTGCCCGAGTACAAGGGCGTGCCGATCCTGATGCTGACCACCGAGTCGCATACCGACAAGAAGATGGAAGGCAAGGCCGCCGGTGCCACCGGCTGGTTGGTCAAGCCGTTCGATCCCGAACAGCTGCTGGCCACCGTCAACCGCGTCCTGGGCTGA
- the motD gene encoding flagellar motor protein MotD produces MRRKRHEEHVNHERWAIPYGDLITLLLAFFVVMYAMSAVNEGKYRVLSQSMMEAFHGSSRVIAPSNLAPEAPATVAPAVDPQASGHGSALTPIPLPGSAAQPAHSDEQKNLSAIQHSVEDALKPLIEKNLVVLRRAPNWLEIEIRTDILFPSGVARIAPQAQSVLDNLGGILAPFPNPLRIEGYTDNKPISTPQFPSNWELSAARAASVARLFADRGVALDRLGIMGWGEVRPIADNSTEEGRNRNRRVLVVVLSDRDGPSRFTDDAKGQSADAAPPAGPAAADGHVTARAAATGAPGAASGPAAVAPTITVHGDGVAVASNPPNRESPR; encoded by the coding sequence ATGAGGCGCAAACGCCACGAAGAGCACGTGAACCACGAACGCTGGGCGATCCCCTACGGCGACCTGATCACCCTGCTGCTGGCGTTCTTCGTGGTGATGTACGCGATGTCCGCGGTGAACGAGGGCAAGTATCGCGTGCTGTCGCAGTCGATGATGGAGGCCTTCCACGGCTCCAGTCGCGTGATCGCCCCGAGCAACCTGGCGCCCGAGGCGCCGGCTACCGTGGCGCCCGCCGTGGATCCGCAGGCCAGCGGCCACGGTTCGGCGCTCACGCCGATTCCGCTTCCCGGCTCGGCCGCACAGCCGGCGCATTCGGACGAGCAGAAGAATCTCTCGGCCATCCAGCACAGCGTGGAAGACGCGCTCAAGCCACTGATCGAGAAGAACCTGGTGGTGCTGCGCCGCGCGCCGAACTGGCTGGAAATCGAGATCCGCACCGACATCTTGTTTCCCAGCGGCGTGGCCCGCATCGCGCCACAGGCGCAGAGCGTGCTGGACAACCTGGGCGGCATCCTCGCGCCGTTTCCCAATCCGCTGCGGATCGAGGGCTACACCGACAACAAGCCGATCAGCACGCCGCAGTTTCCCTCCAACTGGGAGCTTTCCGCGGCCCGCGCGGCGAGCGTGGCGCGGCTGTTCGCCGACCGCGGCGTGGCGCTCGACCGGCTCGGCATCATGGGCTGGGGCGAGGTACGCCCGATCGCCGACAACAGCACCGAGGAAGGTCGCAACCGCAACCGCCGCGTACTGGTGGTGGTGCTGAGCGATCGCGACGGCCCCAGTCGCTTCACCGATGACGCCAAGGGCCAGTCGGCCGATGCCGCACCGCCTGCCGGTCCGGCCGCCGCCGATGGCCATGTCACCGCCCGCGCTGCCGCAACCGGCGCCCCCGGTGCCGCCTCCGGCCCCGCCGCCGTCGCCCCCACGATCACCGTGCACGGCGACGGCGTTGCGGTGGCCAGCAACCCGCCAAACCGCGAGTCACCCCGATGA
- a CDS encoding lysozyme inhibitor LprI family protein produces the protein MRIPRNALLIVLGLCPAGLAYASSPPCDGSTTEIQVCLGKKIDAADALLARYLAKAQARIDRDFGGKPRLGAAQAAWVAYRRIECGDVFDYWAEGTYRTIADAECMLRLTQQRTHEVWQAYLTYPDSTPPLLPEPPR, from the coding sequence ATGCGCATCCCGCGAAACGCCCTTCTGATTGTTCTCGGGCTCTGCCCCGCTGGCCTGGCGTACGCCTCGTCGCCGCCATGCGACGGCAGCACGACGGAAATCCAGGTGTGCCTGGGGAAGAAGATCGATGCAGCCGACGCCCTGCTCGCCAGATACCTGGCCAAGGCACAAGCGCGGATAGACAGGGATTTCGGCGGCAAACCCAGGCTCGGCGCCGCCCAGGCGGCGTGGGTCGCCTATCGCCGGATCGAGTGCGGGGATGTCTTCGACTACTGGGCCGAAGGCACGTACCGGACGATCGCAGATGCCGAGTGCATGCTCCGGCTGACGCAGCAACGCACGCACGAGGTGTGGCAGGCCTATCTCACCTACCCGGATTCCACGCCTCCACTGCTGCCCGAACCGCCGCGATAG
- a CDS encoding chemotaxis protein CheA, with the protein MANVSMAQFHQVFFEESLEGLDNMETALLALDEGGDKELVHTIFRAAHSIKGGAATFGFPEMSAFTHEAESLLDELRDGRRPIDKPIIELLLRSVDCLRGMFARAQAGQPLNDEAAEALRGELAAAMGREAATEVKARRSGDHADAWVIRFRPHPGMAASGNDPLRLMRELKALGEMKVTAELDKLPTLDKLEPGECHIGWTIELRGQTKRDAIKSVFDWVEDECDLTIEPLHVVAPPAAAEAPKAAVADVATARAAREGAPAASAESSSVRVSIDKIDSMIDLVGELVITQSMLDQFRENFDIAKLAMLQEGLTQLARHTRELQESVMGIRMLPIGSVFNRFPRLVRDLSSKLGKNVRLDMHGEHTELDKTVLEKIGDPLVHLVRNAIDHGLEMPDKRRAAGKVEQGTLRLEAFHRGGSIVVEVADDGAGLNREAIVAKAVQRGLISSGEGMSDEAVAELIFQPGFSTAAVTTDLSGRGVGMDVVRRNVADLGGSVTIRSTPGKGSVFTIVLPLTLAIIDGLSAAVGEESYIVPLVSIVESVQLKTEAIRSVAGGGELFRFRGEYLPVIRLHEVFGCAGAVRKIEDGLMIVVEGDGSRVGLFVDGLNGQQQAVVKSLEANYRRVQGVSGATILADGSVALIVDIAGLVRLQSRRKAA; encoded by the coding sequence ATGGCCAATGTCAGCATGGCGCAGTTCCACCAGGTGTTCTTCGAGGAGAGCCTGGAAGGACTCGACAACATGGAAACGGCGCTGCTGGCGCTGGACGAGGGCGGCGACAAGGAGCTGGTGCACACCATCTTCCGCGCTGCCCACTCGATCAAGGGCGGTGCGGCCACGTTCGGCTTCCCGGAGATGTCGGCCTTCACCCACGAGGCCGAATCCCTGCTGGACGAGCTGCGCGACGGCCGTCGCCCGATCGACAAACCGATCATCGAGCTGCTGCTGCGCAGCGTGGACTGCCTGCGCGGCATGTTCGCGCGTGCCCAGGCCGGGCAGCCGTTGAATGATGAGGCGGCCGAAGCCTTGCGCGGGGAGCTGGCGGCGGCGATGGGGCGCGAGGCGGCCACCGAGGTGAAGGCGCGTCGCTCCGGCGACCACGCCGACGCCTGGGTGATCCGCTTCCGCCCCCACCCGGGCATGGCGGCCAGCGGCAACGACCCGCTGCGGCTGATGCGCGAGCTGAAGGCGCTGGGCGAGATGAAGGTCACCGCCGAGCTCGACAAGCTGCCGACGCTGGACAAGCTCGAGCCGGGCGAGTGCCACATCGGCTGGACCATCGAGCTGCGTGGCCAGACCAAGCGCGACGCGATCAAGAGCGTGTTCGACTGGGTCGAGGACGAGTGCGACCTGACCATCGAACCGCTGCACGTGGTGGCCCCGCCGGCCGCCGCCGAGGCGCCGAAGGCGGCCGTGGCCGACGTAGCCACCGCGCGTGCCGCGCGCGAGGGCGCCCCGGCGGCCAGCGCCGAGTCCAGCTCGGTGCGCGTGTCGATCGACAAGATCGACAGCATGATCGACCTGGTCGGCGAGCTGGTGATCACCCAGTCGATGCTCGACCAGTTCCGCGAGAATTTCGACATCGCCAAGCTGGCGATGCTGCAGGAAGGGCTCACCCAGCTGGCGCGCCACACGCGCGAGCTGCAGGAGAGCGTGATGGGCATCCGCATGCTGCCCATCGGTTCGGTGTTCAACCGCTTCCCGCGCCTGGTGCGCGACCTCAGCTCCAAGCTGGGCAAGAACGTGCGCCTGGACATGCACGGCGAACACACCGAGCTGGACAAGACGGTGCTGGAGAAGATCGGCGATCCGCTGGTCCACCTGGTGCGCAACGCCATCGACCACGGCCTGGAAATGCCCGACAAGCGGCGTGCGGCCGGCAAGGTCGAGCAGGGCACGCTGCGCCTGGAGGCGTTCCATCGCGGTGGCTCCATCGTGGTGGAAGTGGCCGACGACGGCGCCGGCCTGAACCGCGAGGCGATCGTCGCCAAGGCGGTCCAGCGCGGCCTGATTTCCTCGGGTGAGGGCATGAGCGACGAGGCGGTGGCGGAGCTGATCTTCCAGCCCGGCTTCTCCACCGCCGCCGTCACCACCGACCTCTCCGGTCGCGGTGTGGGCATGGACGTGGTCCGTCGCAACGTCGCCGATCTCGGCGGCTCGGTGACCATCCGCTCCACGCCGGGCAAGGGCAGTGTGTTCACCATCGTGCTGCCGCTCACCCTGGCCATCATCGATGGCCTCAGCGCCGCGGTGGGCGAGGAGAGCTACATCGTTCCCTTGGTGTCTATCGTCGAATCGGTCCAGCTGAAGACCGAGGCGATCCGCAGCGTGGCCGGCGGCGGCGAGCTGTTCCGCTTCCGCGGCGAGTACCTGCCGGTGATCCGCCTGCACGAGGTGTTCGGCTGTGCCGGCGCGGTCAGGAAGATCGAGGACGGCCTGATGATCGTGGTCGAGGGCGACGGCTCCCGCGTGGGCCTGTTCGTCGACGGCCTGAACGGCCAGCAGCAGGCGGTGGTGAAGTCGCTGGAGGCCAATTACCGGCGGGTGCAGGGCGTCTCGGGCGCCACCATCCTGGCCGACGGCTCGGTGGCGCTGATCGTGGACATCGCGGGACTGGTGCGTCTGCAGAGCCGTCGCAAGGCGGCCTGA
- a CDS encoding integron integrase encodes MSYQRESGEINRMVSGSRAPRLLEEVRRVLRLKHYSLRTEHAYVGWIRRFVLANGRKHPRDMGAVEVEAFLSHLAVDAKVSASTQNQALSALLFLYRDVLGVDLPWLEDVVRAKRPKRVPTVLSVGEVKALLARMDGRPWLIASLLYGTGMRLMEALRLRIKDVDFGRNEITIRNGKGGKDRRTMLPRSLIEPLQREIERARLLHAQDLSEGFGAVWLPFALARKYPNAARETGWQYVFPSVQRATDPSSGLIRRHHVDDGLLSRALKRAALSAGIVKSISAHTLRHSFATHLLEAGQDIRTIQELLGHKDVATTQIYTHVLNRGGMGVVSPLDR; translated from the coding sequence ATGTCTTATCAGCGCGAGAGTGGGGAAATAAACCGTATGGTGTCGGGGAGCCGGGCGCCGCGTCTGCTGGAGGAAGTTCGCCGTGTGCTGCGTCTGAAGCACTACAGCCTGCGGACTGAGCACGCTTACGTGGGGTGGATCAGGCGCTTCGTCCTGGCCAACGGCCGCAAGCATCCACGGGACATGGGGGCAGTGGAGGTCGAGGCATTTCTGTCGCACCTGGCGGTGGATGCCAAGGTATCTGCAAGTACCCAGAACCAGGCGCTGTCCGCGCTGCTGTTCCTTTATCGGGACGTGCTCGGCGTCGACCTGCCATGGCTGGAGGATGTGGTGCGCGCCAAGCGCCCGAAGCGGGTTCCGACCGTGCTCTCCGTCGGCGAGGTGAAGGCGCTGCTGGCAAGGATGGACGGCCGCCCCTGGCTCATCGCCTCACTGCTCTACGGTACCGGCATGCGCCTCATGGAGGCGCTGCGGCTACGGATCAAGGATGTCGATTTCGGCCGCAATGAAATCACCATTCGCAACGGCAAGGGTGGCAAGGATCGGCGCACCATGTTGCCCCGGTCCTTGATCGAGCCGCTGCAACGGGAGATTGAGCGCGCGCGCCTGCTGCATGCGCAGGATCTGTCCGAGGGTTTCGGTGCGGTCTGGCTTCCGTTTGCGCTTGCCCGCAAATATCCGAATGCTGCGCGCGAGACCGGGTGGCAGTACGTGTTTCCTTCGGTGCAGCGTGCCACTGATCCGTCCAGTGGCCTGATCCGCCGGCATCATGTCGATGACGGTCTGCTGTCGCGAGCTCTGAAGCGGGCTGCGCTGTCCGCGGGCATCGTCAAGTCGATCAGTGCGCACACCCTGCGCCACTCCTTTGCGACCCACCTGCTGGAAGCGGGGCAGGACATCCGCACCATCCAGGAGCTGCTCGGCCACAAGGATGTGGCGACCACGCAGATCTATACGCATGTGCTCAACCGGGGTGGGATGGGCGTGGTCAGTCCGCTGGATCGGTGA
- a CDS encoding flagellar hook-length control protein FliK has protein sequence MIIQPTSLAALTWLGAASGTTAESWRIGVVLSARPLGTTDQGKILLQVGGMTVEADLSGQAGGGTPDPRSMLLPGQAQGPLPAQFQVRVLSLGSQPTLEVMLPQVAESTAQIAMRERLPQQNGFAPLLASVQALSQRPVMRQIPAELRPVLAQLEQAIRTPADVTTGAGLREAIVRSGLFMESSLTQGPLLASHVGEEDWKAVLLKLSNLLASYAPPRASASASASASASASASAQTARPALPGSELDTPPPLLQRGVQPQARAAELTHQLIRLGSEDDPAPLLSQLHTAVRAALARVEVAQLEATTVPAWMTEIPIKGRDGKDVLQMQLDYVPGPEGEPPRQWTLGFAIDLPTLGPVQGELHLHDLRLSVRLWAERASTTDRLEQQFTALRQRLAACGLLLDQLTCQTGLPRGTGRPTANLLKAQA, from the coding sequence TTGATCATCCAACCCACCAGCCTTGCCGCACTGACCTGGCTCGGCGCCGCCTCCGGCACCACGGCCGAGAGCTGGCGCATCGGGGTAGTGCTGTCCGCGCGACCGCTGGGCACGACCGACCAGGGCAAGATCCTGCTGCAGGTGGGCGGGATGACCGTGGAGGCGGACCTGTCCGGCCAGGCCGGCGGTGGCACGCCCGACCCGCGCTCGATGCTGCTGCCCGGCCAGGCCCAGGGGCCCTTGCCGGCGCAGTTCCAGGTGCGCGTGCTCAGCCTGGGCAGCCAGCCCACGCTGGAGGTGATGCTGCCGCAGGTGGCCGAGTCCACCGCGCAGATCGCCATGCGCGAACGGCTGCCCCAGCAGAACGGCTTCGCTCCGCTGCTGGCCTCGGTGCAGGCGCTTTCGCAGCGGCCGGTGATGCGACAGATTCCGGCCGAGCTCCGCCCGGTGCTGGCCCAGCTGGAGCAGGCGATCCGTACGCCGGCCGACGTCACCACCGGCGCCGGCCTGCGCGAGGCGATCGTGCGCAGCGGACTGTTCATGGAATCCAGCCTCACCCAGGGGCCGCTGCTGGCCTCCCACGTGGGCGAGGAGGACTGGAAAGCGGTGCTGCTGAAGCTGTCCAACCTGCTTGCCAGCTACGCCCCGCCACGTGCCAGTGCCAGCGCCAGCGCCAGCGCCAGCGCCAGCGCCAGCGCCAGTGCTCAGACCGCGCGACCGGCGCTGCCCGGATCCGAGCTGGACACACCGCCACCGCTGCTCCAGCGTGGCGTGCAGCCGCAGGCACGCGCGGCCGAGCTGACCCACCAGTTGATCCGGCTCGGCAGCGAGGACGATCCGGCGCCCCTGCTGTCGCAACTGCACACCGCCGTGCGCGCCGCGCTGGCCCGGGTGGAGGTGGCACAGCTCGAAGCCACCACCGTGCCGGCCTGGATGACCGAAATCCCGATCAAGGGCCGCGACGGCAAGGACGTGCTGCAGATGCAGCTGGACTACGTGCCCGGCCCGGAAGGCGAACCGCCGCGACAATGGACACTCGGCTTCGCCATCGACCTGCCCACGCTCGGACCGGTGCAGGGCGAGCTGCACCTGCACGACCTGCGCCTGTCGGTGCGGCTGTGGGCCGAGCGCGCCAGCACCACCGACCGTCTGGAGCAGCAGTTCACCGCCCTGCGCCAGCGGCTGGCCGCCTGCGGCCTGCTGCTCGACCAGCTCACCTGCCAGACCGGCCTGCCGCGCGGCACCGGCCGCCCGACCGCCAACCTGCTGAAGGCCCAGGCATGA
- a CDS encoding STAS domain-containing protein, with protein sequence MGSKASSKGKAAAAATGIVLPADCRLGALDTLAPQLREAADGSAATLDGAAVEKVDGAAMQLLVAFRRAAVAAGGSVAWAGASDVLHEAASLLGLGAELDLPAVRSA encoded by the coding sequence ATGGGCAGCAAGGCGTCATCCAAGGGCAAGGCGGCCGCGGCCGCGACGGGCATCGTGCTTCCGGCGGACTGCCGGCTGGGCGCGCTCGACACCCTGGCGCCGCAGTTGCGCGAGGCCGCCGATGGCAGTGCCGCGACGCTGGACGGCGCGGCGGTGGAAAAGGTCGACGGCGCGGCGATGCAGCTGCTGGTGGCGTTCCGCCGGGCGGCGGTGGCCGCCGGCGGCAGCGTGGCCTGGGCCGGGGCGAGCGACGTGTTGCACGAGGCGGCCAGCCTGTTGGGGCTGGGTGCGGAACTGGATCTGCCGGCCGTGCGGTCGGCCTGA
- a CDS encoding IS110 family transposase, giving the protein MGTITLGVDLAKRVFSVCEMDAVGHVLRRQEVKRDAFAAWLGQQPAGTVVAMEACSGAHHWARHCLVLGLQPRIIAAQFVGPFRKSRTTKNDRNDAEAIATAARQGNMRFVPVKSVEQQARLAWHRVREGYKAEGLAIGNRLRGLLAEFGIVVANSDVALRRVLADLEAYELPGELRELLRDLAAHWAQVRERIEACDARIDAHARDDTRCMRLRSIVGIGPITADAVVATLGAATDFRNGRQLAAWLGLVPMQHSTGGRARLGTISCRGDAYLRTLLIQGARSSLQRAKAVATEQATPEQLWIRTLDRRLPFGKVLVAIANKHARQAWAMLARDVDYDPHACLQHPRHQRTIVTV; this is encoded by the coding sequence ATGGGCACTATAACCCTGGGTGTGGACCTGGCGAAGCGGGTGTTCTCGGTGTGCGAGATGGATGCCGTCGGACACGTGCTGCGGCGGCAGGAGGTGAAGCGCGACGCCTTTGCCGCGTGGCTCGGCCAGCAGCCGGCCGGCACCGTGGTGGCGATGGAGGCGTGCAGCGGAGCGCATCATTGGGCCCGGCACTGCCTGGTGCTGGGCTTGCAGCCGAGGATCATCGCCGCCCAGTTCGTTGGCCCGTTCCGCAAGAGCCGCACCACCAAGAACGACCGCAACGACGCCGAGGCGATCGCCACCGCCGCCCGGCAGGGCAACATGCGCTTCGTGCCGGTGAAGTCGGTGGAGCAGCAGGCTCGGCTGGCATGGCACCGGGTGCGCGAGGGCTACAAGGCCGAGGGCCTGGCCATCGGCAACCGGCTGCGTGGCCTGCTGGCCGAGTTCGGCATCGTGGTGGCCAACAGCGACGTGGCGTTACGCCGGGTGCTGGCCGACCTGGAGGCCTACGAACTGCCCGGCGAGCTCCGCGAGCTGCTGCGCGACCTGGCCGCCCACTGGGCGCAGGTGCGCGAGCGCATCGAGGCATGCGATGCCCGTATCGACGCCCACGCGCGAGACGATACGCGCTGCATGCGGCTGCGCTCGATCGTCGGCATTGGGCCGATCACCGCCGACGCGGTGGTGGCGACGCTGGGCGCCGCGACCGACTTCCGCAACGGTCGGCAGCTGGCCGCCTGGCTGGGTCTGGTGCCGATGCAGCACTCCACGGGCGGGCGAGCGCGTCTGGGCACGATCAGCTGCCGTGGCGATGCCTATCTGCGCACGCTGCTGATCCAGGGCGCGCGCAGCAGCCTGCAGCGGGCCAAGGCGGTGGCGACGGAGCAGGCCACGCCGGAGCAACTGTGGATACGCACGCTGGATCGCCGATTGCCGTTCGGCAAAGTGCTGGTGGCGATCGCCAACAAGCATGCGCGGCAGGCGTGGGCGATGCTCGCCCGGGACGTCGACTACGACCCGCACGCCTGCCTGCAGCATCCGAGGCATCAGCGAACCATCGTCACCGTTTGA
- a CDS encoding chemotaxis protein CheW codes for MSDTPDTLRTRYLTLILGDDLYAVPLGAVKEIRGSCASVALEGVPPYVVGRLDQPGVAAPVVDLRRRLDMPQAHAGAPSVHVLLERGKRPLVVRADAVADVVDLGIPDEPGTTEGPDARADLAWLRGAAAAADRMVLMLDVDQLVAPADRAAVDAAIAADRARAA; via the coding sequence ATGAGCGACACCCCCGACACCCTGCGCACCCGGTACCTCACCCTGATCCTGGGCGACGACCTGTACGCCGTGCCGCTGGGTGCGGTGAAGGAGATCCGTGGCAGCTGCGCCAGCGTGGCGCTGGAGGGCGTGCCGCCCTACGTCGTCGGTCGACTCGACCAGCCTGGCGTGGCCGCACCCGTGGTCGATCTGCGTCGCCGGCTCGACATGCCGCAGGCGCACGCCGGCGCGCCGTCGGTGCACGTGCTGCTCGAGCGCGGCAAGCGCCCGCTGGTGGTGCGTGCCGACGCGGTGGCCGATGTGGTCGACCTGGGCATTCCCGACGAGCCGGGCACGACCGAGGGGCCGGATGCCCGCGCCGACCTGGCGTGGCTGCGCGGCGCCGCGGCGGCCGCCGACCGGATGGTGCTGATGCTCGATGTCGACCAGCTGGTCGCGCCCGCCGACCGTGCGGCGGTGGATGCTGCGATCGCGGCCGATCGGGCCCGCGCGGCCTGA
- a CDS encoding chemotaxis protein CheW → MSDAASHDAPTSQYLTLNLAQEEYGVDILAVREIRGWTPVTRIPQAPPYVLGVLNLRGAIVPVIDMRLRFGLPREEYTPNTVTVIVAVSGRNFGVVVDAVSDVLDVKTSELRPVPDMGTTVDTEYLKGLTAVEDRMVLLLDVDKLLQPQDAQMLEAALPPAAEVKAVA, encoded by the coding sequence ATGTCTGACGCTGCATCCCACGACGCCCCGACGTCGCAATACCTCACCCTGAACCTCGCGCAGGAGGAATACGGCGTGGACATCCTCGCCGTGCGCGAGATCCGCGGCTGGACGCCGGTCACGCGCATTCCCCAGGCGCCGCCCTACGTGCTGGGCGTGCTCAACCTGCGCGGTGCGATCGTGCCGGTGATCGACATGCGCCTGCGCTTCGGCCTGCCGCGCGAGGAGTACACCCCCAATACGGTGACCGTGATCGTCGCCGTGAGCGGGCGCAACTTCGGCGTGGTGGTCGACGCCGTGTCCGACGTGCTGGACGTGAAGACCTCCGAGCTGCGCCCGGTGCCCGACATGGGCACCACCGTGGACACCGAGTACCTCAAGGGCCTCACCGCGGTCGAGGACCGCATGGTGCTGCTCCTGGACGTGGACAAGCTGCTGCAACCGCAGGACGCGCAGATGCTCGAGGCCGCGCTTCCTCCGGCCGCTGAAGTCAAAGCCGTTGCCTGA
- a CDS encoding methyl-accepting chemotaxis protein produces the protein MRKLSHFLDRLSLNARVWLVIVLVIAGLAALTVVTAMEIRKQQMASLEVDLANHVASAVAVADSFHKRAAAGEFDDAEARKRALAAIQAMRWDNGTGYLFAFDSKLFMRMHPVSPALVGQDVGGKTDPDGKKLFQAMLAVDQKSGAGLTEYVWPLPDTKEQAPKISYTVWYKPWDLHFGTGAYYVNIDAAYRANLESQLLRAGIIGLLVILVVWQSMRSIRNNIGGEPRFAVAMASRIADGDLRRPADEPAFGADSLLGALQRMRDKLTGIVHEVQRGSQVVSTAAQQIASGNDDLSQRTQEQASSLEETAASMEEMTSTVKQSAENASHANQLAASARKQAEHGGEVAGRASEAMREIEAASRQITDIVQLIDEVAFQTNLLALNAAVEAARAGEQGRGFAVVATEVRNLAQRSAAAAKDIKTLINTTVDKVQAGSTLVDESAAALGEIIGSVKRVTDIVAEIAAAAQEQSTGIDQVNHAVTQMDEVTQQNAALVEEASAAARAMQEQSAVLAEQMRYFRTREADVPAMREDIPARAPAPPVTRAARVPAAPRAPVTQPVAAGAWQEF, from the coding sequence ATGCGTAAGCTTTCCCATTTTCTCGACCGCCTGAGCCTCAATGCGCGGGTCTGGCTGGTGATCGTCCTGGTGATCGCCGGTTTGGCCGCGTTGACGGTCGTCACGGCGATGGAAATCCGCAAGCAACAGATGGCCTCGCTGGAAGTGGACCTGGCCAATCACGTGGCGAGTGCGGTTGCGGTGGCGGACAGCTTCCACAAGCGTGCCGCCGCGGGTGAGTTCGACGATGCCGAGGCGCGAAAGCGTGCGTTGGCCGCCATCCAGGCGATGCGCTGGGACAACGGCACCGGTTACCTGTTTGCGTTCGACTCCAAGCTGTTCATGCGGATGCACCCGGTATCGCCGGCCCTCGTCGGTCAGGACGTGGGTGGCAAGACCGATCCGGATGGCAAAAAGCTGTTCCAGGCCATGCTGGCAGTGGACCAGAAGAGCGGCGCGGGCCTGACCGAGTATGTGTGGCCGCTGCCCGACACGAAGGAGCAGGCGCCCAAGATCAGCTACACCGTCTGGTACAAGCCGTGGGACCTGCACTTCGGTACCGGTGCTTACTACGTGAATATCGACGCGGCGTACCGCGCGAACCTGGAGTCGCAGCTGCTGCGCGCCGGCATCATCGGCCTGCTGGTGATCCTGGTGGTGTGGCAGTCGATGCGCTCGATCCGCAACAACATCGGCGGCGAGCCGCGCTTCGCGGTGGCGATGGCCTCGCGGATCGCCGATGGCGACCTGCGGCGACCGGCGGACGAGCCGGCGTTCGGCGCCGACAGCCTGCTCGGCGCACTGCAGCGCATGCGCGACAAGCTCACTGGCATCGTGCACGAGGTGCAGCGCGGCTCGCAGGTGGTGTCCACCGCCGCGCAGCAGATCGCCAGCGGCAACGACGACCTGAGCCAGCGCACGCAGGAACAGGCTTCCTCGCTGGAGGAGACCGCCGCTTCGATGGAGGAGATGACCTCCACCGTGAAGCAGAGCGCGGAGAACGCCAGCCACGCCAACCAACTGGCAGCCAGTGCCCGCAAGCAGGCCGAGCACGGCGGCGAAGTGGCCGGCCGGGCCAGCGAGGCGATGCGCGAGATCGAGGCGGCCAGCCGGCAGATCACCGACATCGTGCAGCTGATCGACGAGGTGGCCTTCCAGACCAACCTGCTGGCGCTGAACGCGGCGGTCGAGGCCGCGCGTGCCGGCGAGCAGGGCCGCGGCTTCGCGGTGGTCGCCACCGAGGTGCGCAATCTGGCCCAGCGTAGCGCGGCGGCGGCGAAGGACATCAAGACGCTGATCAACACCACGGTGGACAAGGTGCAGGCCGGCAGCACGCTGGTGGACGAATCGGCGGCGGCGCTGGGCGAGATCATCGGCAGCGTGAAGCGGGTGACCGACATCGTGGCGGAGATCGCCGCGGCGGCACAGGAGCAGTCCACCGGCATCGACCAGGTGAATCACGCGGTGACGCAGATGGACGAGGTGACCCAGCAGAATGCGGCACTGGTGGAGGAGGCCTCCGCCGCGGCGCGCGCGATGCAGGAACAGTCAGCCGTGCTGGCCGAGCAGATGCGTTACTTCCGCACCCGCGAGGCCGACGTCCCGGCGATGCGGGAGGACATCCCCGCCCGGGCACCGGCTCCGCCGGTGACACGGGCGGCCCGGGTGCCCGCGGCACCCCGGGCACCGGTCACGCAGCCGGTCGCCGCCGGCGCCTGGCAGGAATTCTGA
- a CDS encoding chemotaxis protein CheW yields MNTASPRTRMPPVEATDQSWLVFALAGQRYAAPLAQVGEVLRDGELTPVPGAAPDLLGIRHLRGQIVPVMDGRRRLDLAQQPPADAASIRVVMLQVAGQTVGFRVDAIGELIHPAADAIEPPPAGRGPRTGDPVKGVVPVDGGFVALLDVARLCRVPGEA; encoded by the coding sequence ATGAACACCGCATCGCCCCGCACCCGCATGCCGCCCGTGGAGGCTACCGACCAGTCGTGGCTGGTGTTCGCCCTGGCCGGCCAGCGTTATGCCGCACCGCTGGCCCAGGTGGGCGAAGTCCTGCGCGACGGCGAACTCACGCCCGTGCCCGGCGCAGCGCCGGACCTGCTCGGCATCCGCCACCTGCGCGGACAGATCGTGCCGGTGATGGACGGCCGTCGCCGCCTCGATCTGGCACAGCAACCGCCCGCCGACGCCGCCAGCATCCGGGTGGTCATGCTGCAGGTGGCCGGCCAGACCGTCGGCTTCCGGGTGGACGCGATCGGCGAGCTGATCCATCCCGCCGCCGACGCCATCGAGCCGCCGCCCGCCGGCCGCGGCCCGCGCACGGGCGACCCGGTCAAGGGCGTGGTGCCGGTCGACGGCGGCTTCGTCGCGCTGCTGGATGTCGCCAGGCTGTGCCGGGTGCCCGGCGAAGCGTGA